CACTCACCCGCAGCCACGGCTGGTGGACCAGCAGCGCGGCCCGCTGCTCCAGCGCCTTCGCGACCCCTCCCGGCGTCGGCCAGGGCACCGGCTGGTCGGCCGGTCGCGGCTCGTCGAGGAACAGCGCCCGCTGCGGCGCGTGGCCGGGGTAGCGGGCGAGGGCGGCGTGCAGCGAGCTGCCCGAGACCTGGGCCAGCGGGAGCGCGGTGGCGCCGGCGGCGAAGTCGAGCACCTGGACGGTGAGCCCGCTGCGGCGTCCGTGCAGCCAGGTCCGCTGCTGCTGCACCCGGCCGTCGTCGGAGCGGGAGGCGCCGAGCACCAGCCAGTCGTCGGTCACCGGCTCACCGCCGCGGACGTCCTCACGGGCCAGGTTCCAGCCGACGACCACCCGCAGGTCGGCCAGCTCGTCCTCGTCCAGCTCGGTCCGTCGCCGCCAGGTGCGCACCACCGCCCAGAGCCGGCCCAGCGTCGCGAGCAGGTGCTCGGCCCAGTCCGGGCGGGCGCTGACCTCGGAGCCCAGGTCGCGGAGCTGCTGGCCGAGCCCGGGCAGCTGGGCGTCGACCATCCGCGCCCCCGCCTGGTCCCACCAGCTGGTCGGACGGCTGCGGGCCGCGGCGAGCCCGCCGCGGACCAGGTCGGTGAGCCACAGCGCCAGCTCCTCCACGCCGGCGTCCATCAGCTCCAGCCGCCTGGCCAGCCGGGCGGCCTGGGCGGCGGGGTCGGGGGCCCTGGTCGGGGTCTCGGCGACCGGGTCCCGGGCGCTGCGCCGCGCCGACCACTCCGCGGCGTACCCGGCCACGTCGGTGCCTGCCTCCAGCGCCCCGCCCGGTTCGAGGGCGCCGTCGGACCAGAGCAGCAGCAGGGCGAGGGCGTGCTTGCAGGGGAACTTGCGGCTCGGGCAGGAGCAGCGCCAGGCGGGGGCGGTCAGGTCGACGCTCACCTGGTACGGGGTGCGGCCCGAACCCTGGCACTGGCCCCAGAGCAGGATGTCGGTGGCCCCGCAGGCCGACCACGGACCCGGCCGGGCGAGCTTGCGCGCGGCGGCCATCGAACCGGCGTCCGTCGCAGCCGCCTCCACCTGGGACCTGCTCCACCGGGCCACGGCCGGAGCCTATGTGGTCGCGGTACCGGAGGACGGGAGCGCCCGAGGTGACGACCGCCTCAGCCGGCCGCGGCCGCGGGCCCCGCCCGCTCGATCAGGTCCTTCAGCACGGTGTTCAGCCCGGCCAGCTGGTCGGCGTCGAGACCGAGCCGGGCCATCATCGCGGGCGGGATGGCCAGCGCCTCGTCGCGCAGCGCCCTCCCCCGGTCCGTCAGCACCAGACGCAGCGCGCGGTCGTCGTCGGGATCGCGGTCGCGGACCAGGTAGCCGAGGGACTCCAGCCGCTTCACCATCGGGGAGAGGGTGGCGGGCTCCTGCTGGACCAGGGCGCTCAGTCCGCCGAGGGTCAGCGGACCGTGCTGCCAGAGCGCGAGCATCACGAGGTACTGCGGGTGGGTCAGACCCAGCGGCTCCAGCACCGGTCGGTACAGCCCGATCACCCGCCGCGAGGCGACCGCCAACGCGAAGCACACCTGCGCCTCGAGGGCCAGCAGGTCGGTCTCGTCCTCGGCCACGTCGTCCTCCCGGTCGTTCTGGTGGTGGTGCGGGTTAGACTACTTCGTACACGAACAGTTCGTGCACACAACTCCGGGAGTCGTCGTGACCGAGGTGCCCCGCAAGGACCGGTTCTCCCTGTTCTTCAGGCTGGACCACCACATCACCTACAACCTGCTGCGGATCATGGGTCCGGCCGCGATGGACCCCGGGCGGGACCCCCGGGCGCAGATGAAGAAGGAGTACGAGCGCCGCAAGGCCCTGCACGAGCAGCGTCGCGCCGCCGAGGGCTGAGCGGCACCACCTGGTCCCACCAGATCCGTCCGGACGGTCGCGACGGCGTCGACCCTTGTGCCGGGTCCCGCCTCGGTCCACGCTGATGGCATGAGCAGATGGAGGGTCGCCGTGGAGGCCGCCCACGTCACCACTCTCGCTGCCGTGGTGGGAGTCGTCGCCCTCGACCCGTTCAGCCGGATGCGCAGCGCCACCGACTTCCCTGGCTGGCTCACCGGTCAGCAGCGGTTGGACCGGGTGATGTCACGTGCCGCGCCGCCTCTCTTCCTGTCGGCTACAGCGACGGCTGCCGGGGCAGCACTGGTCGCGCTCGGCCGGCACGACGTCCCACTGGCGACAGGTCGTGCGCTCGCGGCAGCCTGCGTCGCAGCAGCCGTCGCGGTCACGCTCGTCGTCAACGAGCCGATGAACACACGTCTGCGGGCCTGGGACCCCGACGACGCACCCCCCGCGGACTGGCGTGCGGTCCGGGAGCAGTGGGATCGGGGCCACCGTCGGAGGCGAGCTCTGCTGGCGGCTGCCGCCGTCGCCTCCGGGTGGGGGACGGTCCGCTCACGGACGGACTCCCGGAGCCTCCCGCACCGTTGAACGTGCCCCGGGCTGAGGCGCTCGTCGCAGCTCCGACGGGCGCGCTGCACCTCCTCGGCGGTCGGTGTGTCCGCTCCAGGGCGGTGAAGTGCCCGGGGCCCGAGCAGGCTGGTGGCCCACGTCGCCGGGCCGGTCGTTCAGCCGAGCACGGCCAGGGCGTCGATCTCCACCAGCATCTCCTCGCGCGGGAGGCCGACGAAGACGGTGGTGCGGCAGGGCAGCACGCCCGAGGGGCAGTGCTCGGCCAGGAACGCGCCGTAGGCCTCGTTCATGGCCGCGAAGTGGTCCCGCTCGGTGAGGTAGACCCGCAGCGACAGGACGTCCTCGACGTCGGCCCCGCCCGCCAGCAGCACGGCCCGCACGTTCTGCAGGGTGCGGGTGGTCTGCGCGGCCACGTCACCGGGGAACAGGTACTCCCCCGTCTCCGGGTCCTGCGGTCCCTGGCCCGAGACCTGCAGCAGGTTCCCCTTCACCACCCCCTGGGAGAAGGTGAAGGCCGGGGCCGGGGCGTCGTCGGTGCGCAGCGCGCGCTTGGGGGTGCTCATGGGGTCTCCTGCCGGGTCGGGGGCTCGAGGCTAGCGGCAGCCGCCGGAACACACTCCGCTGCCTCGACGGATTTCGAAGGTCAGTGCGCCCACGCCGAGCAGGCCGCCCAGCAGTGGCGCGGGTGCGGCCACCTCGCCGATGGCACTGACCGCCGAAATCCGTCTCTGGCCCGACGACCGGGTCCGACGCGCTCCTCCGGGCTCGCCCCCTCGCACCGACCGGTGTGCGGCACGATGGCGTCCATGACCGTGGCCACCCCCGTCGTGCTCGGTGACGTCGTGCTGCCCGGGCGCGAGGGCCGCTGGGACCTGGCGCTCGCCGACGGACGCGTCACCGGCGCTGCCCCGGCCGGCACCGCCCGGCGTCCCGGGGCCGAGGTGGTCGACGGGGGCGGGCGGTGGGCGCTGCCGGGGTTCGTCGACGCCCACGTCCACGGCGAGGCGGCCGTGCTCGACCCCGACGTCCAGCTGGCCCTGCTCCGCCAGGGGGTGACCACCGTCGTCCTCGGCCAGGACGGCGTCTCGCTGGCTCCCAGCCCTCCCGACGGCCACGACGCCACCGGGTGGGCCCAGGACTACTTCGCCGCCATCAACGGCCACCACCCCACCTTCGGCGGCGGCTCGGTCGCCGCCCTGCTGGACACCTGGGACCGGGCCACGCCCGTCAACACCGCCTACCTGGCCCCGCACGGGACGCTGCGGGTGGCGGTGCTGGGCCGGGCCCAGCGCGAGGCCACCGAGGCGGAGGTGGAGTCCATGGCGGCCCTGCTCGAGCAGGCGCTGCGGGACGGCGCCTGCGGGTTCTCCACCGGCCTGGAGTACGCACCCGCCTCCTCCGCCTCCCGCGCCGAGCTGCTCGCCCTGTGCCGGGTGGCGGCGTCGGCCGGGGTGCCGCACGTCAGCCACATGCGCGGCTACGAGGACCGGACGCCGACCGCGGTGCGGGAGCTGGTCGACCTGGCGTTGCAGACCGGGGTGGCCACCCACGTCTCCCACCTGCACGGGCCGCTGGAGGTGGTCCGGGACGCCCTGACCGCCGCCGGGGAGGCCGGGGCGGCGTTCACCTTCGACTCCTACCCCTACCTCAGCGGCTGCTCGATCCTGTCCATGGTGGCGCTGCCGCCGTGGGTGCCGGTGACCGACGTCGGTGCCGCGCTGGCGGTGCTCGCCCCTCCCGACGGCACCGACGTCCGCGCCGACCTGCTGAGCCACCTGGAGTCGCTGGCCCCGCTGTGGCCCGGCGCCCGACTGGCCTCGGTGCCGGGCGCGCTGGAGTGGGCGGAGGGCCTGACCCCGGTGCAGGTGGCCGACCGGCTGGGCAGCACCGTGCCCGAGGCGGTGCTGCGGCTGCTGGTCGCCAGCCGGCTCCGGGCCAGCGTCGTGTTCCGCCAGCCCCCGGGCAACACCCCCGCGGCGGTCCGCGCGCTGCTGGACGACCCCCGCCACCTCGGCGGGTCCGACGCCATCTACCTGGGCGGCAGCCCGCACCCGCGCGGTTGGGGCGCCTTCGCCCGGATGGTGTCCCTCGGTCTGCACGAGCTCGGCGGGTGGGACGCGGCCGACGTCGTCGAGCACCTGTCCGCCCGGGCCGCCCGGCTGTTCGGGCTGACCGGCCGCGGCGGCGTGGAGCACGGGGCGGTCGCCGACGTCGTGCTGCTGGACCCGGTCACCGTCCGCGACACCGCCAGCTACGACGACCCCCGCCGGCTGGCCGAGGGCGTGCAGGACGTGTGGGTGGGCGGGGTCCCGGTGCTCCGCGACGGCGCCCTCACCGGCGCCACCCCCGGACGCGCCCTGCGCCGGGGCGTCCCCGACCCCCGAGGAGGAACCCGATGAGCACGGTCCGGCTGCAGCACCCCGAGGCGGTGGTGGACGTCACCACCAAGGGCTGGCGGGTGGAGGCCCCCCTCACCGCCGAGCGGGTGCGTCGGGAGCACCCGCGGCTGGCCGACCTCGGGGTCTCCTGGCCGCTGGCCACCCTGGATGCCGACGCGCTGGACCACAACGTCGCCACCATGGCCCGCGTCTGCACCGGCGCCGGGGTGCTGGTGGCTCCGCACCTGAAGACCCACATGTCCGCGCCGCTGCTGCAGCTCCAGCTGGACGCCGGCGCCTGGGGCCCGACCGTGGCCACCCCGGCCCAGGCGCGGGTCGCCTTCTCCTGGGGCTGCCCGGCGGTGCTGCTGGCCAACGAGCTGGTGGACGCCTTCGACGCCTCCGACCTGCTGCACCGGGCCCGCCTCGCCGACGGGGTGCTCTGGTGCTACGTCGACTCCCGCCGCGGGGTGCAGGTGCTGGCCGAGGCGCTGGCCGCCCGCCCCCAGGTCCGTCGCCACCTCGGCGTGCTGGTCGAGCTCGGGGCGGCCGGCGCCCGGACCGGGGTGCGCGGGACCACCGAGGCCCTGGCCCTGGCCCGGACCGCCGCCTCCCACGGGCTGCCGCTGGTGGGGACCGCCGGCTACGAGGGTGCGGTCACCGCCACCACCGACGTCCACGGCCTGGCCGCCGCCGCCGCGTTCGTCGACGCCCTCCGCGACCTGGCCGCCGCGATGGTGGCCGAGCGGCTGGTCGCCACGCCCCCGGTGGTCTCGGTCGGGGGCAGCTCCTACCTCGACGTGGTGCTGCAGCGGCTCCCCCTCCCGCTGCCCGACGGGTCGCGGGTCCGCGGCGTCGTCCGCTCCGGGGCCTACCTCTCCCACGACCACGGGATGTACGCCCGCAGCGACCCCTGGCGGCGGATGCGGCCGGCCGCGGCGCTGCGCCCGGCGCTGGACGTCCGCGGCCAGGTGCTCTCGGTCCCCGAGCCCGGGCTGGCCCTGCTCGGTCTGGGCCGTCGTGACGTCGGGTTCGACCAGGACCTGCCGCTCCCGCTCACCGTGCACGACGGCCCGGAGGTGCGTCCGGCCACCGGTCGCGTCACCGCGCTCAACGACCAGCACGCCTTCCTCCGCGAGGAGGCCCGGGTGCAGGTGGGCGAGGTGGTCACCCTCGGCATCTCCCACCCCTGCACCCTCTTCGACAAGTGGCGGGTGCTGCCGGTGCTGCGGAGCGGGCGGGTGGTCGACCTGGTGGCCACCGTCTTCTGAGTCACCCCGGCGCCGGGTCCCCCTGGGGCAGGTACTCCGGCGGGCCGGCCGGCCGCAGCGCGGGGTCGTCGTCGGCGAAGGTGCGGATCCGACCGACCGGGGTGTGCGGGCCCTCGAAGCGGACCGTCACCCGACCCGCCCCGGACCCCTGCACCCAGCCGGGCCCGTGCTCGTCATGGCAGACGTCCTGACCCGGCCGCCACTCCTCGGCGTCATCGCGGACCGGCTCCTCGGGCTCCTCCGGCAGGTCCGGGTCGAGGACCGGTTCCACGTCGTCGGCGGAGAGCAGGTCGGCCTGCGCGTACTCGGTCAGCCCGGAGACCCCGACCCCCAGCAGCCGGACACCACCGGCCAGGTCGATGGCCCGCAGCAGCTCCCGGGCGTGCCCGCCCACCTCCTTGGCCGAGGAGGTGGCGTGCTGCAGCGTCCGGGACCGGTTCAGCGTCTGGAAGTCGTAGCGGCGGACCTTGATGGTGACCGTGCGCCCGGCCAGCCCCTGCTCCACCAGGCGGGCCGCGACGCGTTCGCTCAGCCGTCCCAGCCGGTGCTCCAGGTCGCGCCGGTCGGTCAGGTCCATCCCGAAGGTGGACTCCGCCGAGACCGACTTGGCCTCGCGGGTGCTGATCACCGGTCGCGGGTCGATCCCCCGCGACAGCGCCCACAGCCCGCCGCCGTGCGCGCGCCCCAGCAGCCGGACCAGCTCCTGCTCCCCCGCCACGGCCAGCTGGCCGATGGTGTGGAACCCGTGCCGGGCCAGCTGCTGGGCGCTGACCGCGCCCACCCCGGGGATCTTCTTCACCGACAGCGGGGCCAGCAGCTCGGCCTGCTCCGCCGGGGGCACCACCACCAGGGCGTCGGGCTTGCGCAGGTCCGAGGCGATCTTGGCCACCAGCTTGCTGCCGCCGGCGCCCACCGAGACGGTCAGGCCGGTGCGGGCGCGGACGTCGGCCCGGAACCGCTCGGCGATCTCGGTGACGCCGTCGACGTCGAGCGGTCCGCCGTCCTCGCGCCCGCCCAGGTCGACGTAGGCCTCGTCCATCGAGACCGGCTCCACCAGCGGGGACAGCTCCCGGGCCAGGGCCATCACCTGCTCCGAGACGGGGCGGTAGGCGTCGAAGCGTCCGCCCAGGTAGGCGGCGTTGGGGCACAGCCGGCGGGCCTGCCCGGTGGGCATCGCCGACCCGATCCCGAACACCCGCGCTTCGTAGGACGCGGTGGCCACCACGCCCCGTCCGCCGACCCCGCCGACCACCACCGGCTTGCCCCGCAGCGACGGCTTGTCCCGCTGCTCGACCGCGGCGAAGAAGGCGTCCAGGTCGAGGTGCAGCACCGCCGGGCGGGTGGGGTCGGGGTACGGCACGTCCTCGATTCTGCCCCGGCGGGCCGACACCGCCCTACGCTGGGCGGAGGAGGCCGACCATGACCCTGTCGCCACGCCTGCGGGCCGTCGTCGACGCGCTGCCCCTGCGTCCGGGGCTGCGCGTGCTGGAGATCGGGTGCGGGCCGGGAGCCGCGGCCCGGGAGGTGGCCCGACGCGTCCCGGACGGCCGTGTCCTGGGCGTGGACCGCTCCCCGCGGGCGATCGCCGCGGCGCGGGCCGCCAACGACCTCGGCACCGACCGCCTGGACTTCCGCTGCGTCGCCGTGGAGGACCTGCGCCTCGACCCGGACGAACCCGGCTACGACCTGGCCTTCGCGGTGCGGGTGGGCGCGCTGGACGGACGCCACCCCGAGCTGGCCGAGCAGGCCCTGCGCCGGCTGGCCGCCGTCCTGGTCCCCGGGGCGCCGCTGCTGGTCGACGGCGGGGACCCGCTGCGAGCCCTGCCGCTGCCCCCGCCAGGATGAGCCGCGAGGGGTCCTCCGGACCTCCACGGCGACCCCGGTCCGGGGCTCTGGCCGAGCCGGAGGACCAGCACTAGGGTGTGGCCTGGCCGGGCTCGCCCGACCGTTGATCACCGTCGATCAGGAGGCAGTGTGAGCACACCCCCAGGCTCGGACCCGCGGTACGCCGCCCTCGCCGAGCGCCCCGAGTTCGTCGAGCTGCGTCGTCGCTACCTGCGCTTCGTGGTGCCGGCGACGATCACCTTCATGGCCTGGTACATCCTCTACGTGGCCGCCAACAACTGGGCGCGCGGCTTCATGAACATCCAGGTGGTGGGCCACGTCAACGTCGCCGTGGTGTTCGGACTGCTGCAGTTCGTCTCCACCTTCGGCATCGCGGTGCTCTACGCCCGCTACTCCACGAACCGCCTGGACCCGCTGGCCGCCCAGCTCAACGACGAGTTCGAAGCCGGCGACGCCCGCCACCACGAGCAGGACGGGGGTGTGCGGTGAACGACCAGGTGCTGATCGTCGTCCTGTTCTCCGCGGTGGTCGCCCTCACCCTGGGCATCACCATCTGGGCCTCCCGGCAGACCAGGAGCGCCGCGGACTACTACGCCGGCGGGCGCAACTTCTCCGGCTTCCAGAACGGCCTGGCCATCGGCGGGGACTACATGTCGGCCGCCTCCTTCCTCGGCATCTCCGGCTCCATCGCGCTGTACGGCTACGACGGCTTCCTCTACTCCATCGGCTTCCTGGTGGCCTGGCTGGTGGCGCTGCTGCTGGTCGCGGAGCTGCTCCGCAACTCCGGGCGCTACACGATGGCCGACCAGCTCGCCTACCGGATGAAGCAGGTCCCGGTCCGCAGCGCGGCGGCCCTGTCCACCATCGTGGTGTCGATCTTCTACCTGCTGGCTCAGATGGTCGGCGCCGGCAGCCTGGTCTCCCTGCTGCTGGGGATCAACTCCGGGGTGCTGAAGAACACGGTGATCGTCATCGTCGGCGCGCTGATGATCATCTACGTCACCTTCGGCGGCATGAAGGGCACCACCTGGGTGCAGATCGTCAAGGCCGTGCTGCTGATGATCGGCTCGTTGTTGATCAGCGTCCTGGTGCTGGCCGAGTTCGGCTTCAACCTCTCCACCCTGCTGGGTGCGGCGGCGGAGCGGTCGGGCAAGGGCGAGGCCTTCCTGCAGCCCGGCCAGCTCTACGGCAAGGACCTGGTCGGCCAGTTCGACTTCCTCTCCCTCGGGCTCGCCCTGGTGCTCGGCACCGCCGGCCTGCCGCACATCCTGATCCGCTTCTACACGACTCCGACGGCCAAGGCCGCCCGCAAGTCGGTGCTGTGGGCCATCGGGCTGATCGGCTCGTTCTACCTGATGACGCTGGTGCTCGGCTTCGGCGCCGCCGCACTGGTGGACACCCAGCCCGGCTCGCCGGTGGCGGCGTCCTCGGGCAACGTGGCCTCCCCGCTGCTGGCCCAGGCCGTCGGTGGTGGCGACGGCAGCCTGGGCGGGTCGGTGCTGCTGGCGCTGATCTCGGCGGTGGCCTTCGCGACCATCCTGGCCGTGGTGGCCGGCCTGACCCTGACCTCGGCGACGTCGGTGGCCCACGACCTCTACGCCACCGTGCTCCGCAAGGGGCAGGCCAGCGAGAGGGACGAGGTGCGGGTGGCCCGCATCGCCGCCATCGTGATCGGTGCGGTGGCCATCGCGCTGGCCATCCCCGCCCAGGGGCTGAACATCGCCTTCCTGGTCGCGCTGGCCTTCGCCACCGCGGCCTCGGCGAACCTGCCGACGCTGATCTACAACCTGTTCTGGCGGCGGTTCAACACCACCGGCGCCTGCTGGGCGATGTACGGCGGCCTGATCGCCGCGGTCGGACTGGTCTTCTTCTCACCCGTCGTCTCCGGGGCGGAGAAGTCGCTGCTGCCGGGCATGGACTTCGCCTGGTTCCCGCTCAACAACCCCGGTCTGGTCTCGATCCCGATCGGGTTCCTGGCCGGGTTCATCGGCACGCTGGTCGGTGGTCGCGGGGACGGCGAGGACCGCTACACCGAGCTGCAGGTGCGGTCGCTGACGGGAGCGGGGGCGGAGAAGGCCTCCCCGCACTGACGCCCCTGCCGGGGCCGGGGTCAGCGGACGCGGCTGAGCCAGGCCCCGGCCAGGGACGTCCACGCGTCGGCTCCGGGCTCGTCGGCGGCCAGGCCGATGCCGTGCAGGCCGTCGGGGAACACGTGCAGCTCGTGCGGCACCCCGGCGGCGGCCAGCGCCTGACCCAGGAGGTAGGCGTGCTCCACCGGGACGGCCTCGTCGGCGGCGGTGTGCCAGACGAAGGTCGGCGGGGCGTCCGCGGTGACCAGCCGGTCCAGCGAGGTGGACGCCCGGAGCGCGTCGTCGGCGACGGGGCCGATCAGGTTCTCCCGCGATCCGGCGTGCGTGGCCAGCTGCATCGACACCACCGGGTAGCAGAGCAGCGCCAGGTCCGGACGCTCCCCCGCCGCGGCACCGGGGGCGTAGGCGGCCATCCCGGCGGCGTGGGCGCCCGCGGAGAACCCCAGCACCCCGACCCGCTCCGCACCGTCGGCGCGGGCGGCGGCGACGGCGGCGCGCACGCTGCGCAGCGGTTCGGGGTGGCGGGTGAGCACCGGGTAGTCCAGCACGCTCGCCCCCACCCCGAGCCCGCGCAGCCACTCCGCGACGGGTGCGCCCTCGTGCTCGGCCCGCTCGGCGTAGGCGCCGCCGGGGAGCACGAGGACGTGGTCGCGCGGGCTCACCCGGCCGGCGGGAAGGTGCTGGTGTCGATCACGAAGCGGTAGCGGACGTCGCTGGCCACGACCCGGTCGTAGGCCGCGGTGATGTCGTCCCCGCCGATCTTCTCCACCGTGGCACCCAGGCCGTGCTCGGCGCAGAAGTCCAGCATCTCCTGGGTCTCGCCGATGCCGCCGATGTTGGAGCCGGACAGGCTGCGGCGGGCTCCGGCCAGGGCCCCGGCCTTGACGCTCAGCGGGTTCTCGGGGAGCCCGACGTTGACCAGGGTGCCGTCGACCTTGAGCAGACCCAGGAAGGCGTTCATGTCGAGGTCGGCGGAGACGGTGCTGATGATCAGGTCGAAGGAGCGGGCCAGCGTGCGGAAGGTCTCCGGGTCGCTGGTGGCGTGGTAGTGGGTGGCCCCGAAGCGCTCGCCGTCCTCCTTCTTGGACAGGGTCTGGCTGAGCACCGTGACCTCCGCGCCCATGGCGGCGGCGATCTTGACGCCCATGTGACCCAGCCCGCCCATGCCCACGATGGCGACCTTCTTGCCCGGCCCGGCGCCCCAGTGCCGCAGCGGGGAGTACAGGGTGATCCCGGCGCAGAGCAGCGGCGCGGCCTCGGCCAGCTCGATGCCCTCGGGGATGCGCAGCGTGTAGTCCTGCTCGACGGTGATCGCCGTGGAGTAGCCGCCGTCGTTCCACAGGCCGTCACGGCCCTTGGAGTTGTAGGTGCCCATCATGCCGCCGCCGCTGCAGTACTGCTCGGTGCCGCCGAGGCACTCGGGGCACTCGCGGCAGGAGTCGACGAAGACGCCCACGCCGACCCGGTCACCGACGGCGAACTTGGTCACCTCGGAGCCGATCTGGGCGACGGTGCCGGCGATCTCGTGACCGGGGACCAGCGGGAAGTGCGCCGTCCCCCACTCCTCGCGCGCGGTGTGGATGTCGGAGTGGCAGATGCCGGCCCAGGCGATGTCGATCAGGACCTCGGTCGGGCCCGGCTCGCGGCGGGTGATGGTGGTCGGCGCGAACGTGGCGTCGGCGGAGTGGGCGGCGTAGGCAGCTGCCTGGGGCATGGGTCCTCCTTGGTGGAACGTGGTCGCTGCCACTCTGGCACGCGGCTCTGCGCCGGGAGGAATCGTCCTCCGGCTGCTCAGTCGAGGCCTGTCTGACTGCGCACGGAACGAACAGCCCGGGCCACCACCTCGGGCTGGTCGACCATCAGCATGTGCTTGCCCTCGTCGGTGACCAGCTGGCGCGCCCCCAGCATCTGGGCCAGCCGGTGCTGCTTGACCAGCCAGTCCCGGCCGCCGGTGCTGCTGGCGCTGAGCACCATCGTGGGGACCGCCGGGTAGGGGTGGGCGGAGCGGACGCCGAGCAGGTCCCAGCCCTGACCGCCCCAGCTGGAGAACTCCGCGATCATCGCGGCCAGCGCGTCGGGGTCGGTGTAGCGGCGCCGGTAGCGGGTGCGTCCCAGCACCCACC
The sequence above is a segment of the Auraticoccus monumenti genome. Coding sequences within it:
- a CDS encoding alpha/beta hydrolase: MSPRDHVLVLPGGAYAERAEHEGAPVAEWLRGLGVGASVLDYPVLTRHPEPLRSVRAAVAAARADGAERVGVLGFSAGAHAAGMAAYAPGAAAGERPDLALLCYPVVSMQLATHAGSRENLIGPVADDALRASTSLDRLVTADAPPTFVWHTAADEAVPVEHAYLLGQALAAAGVPHELHVFPDGLHGIGLAADEPGADAWTSLAGAWLSRVR
- a CDS encoding NAD(P)-dependent alcohol dehydrogenase, which gives rise to MPQAAAYAAHSADATFAPTTITRREPGPTEVLIDIAWAGICHSDIHTAREEWGTAHFPLVPGHEIAGTVAQIGSEVTKFAVGDRVGVGVFVDSCRECPECLGGTEQYCSGGGMMGTYNSKGRDGLWNDGGYSTAITVEQDYTLRIPEGIELAEAAPLLCAGITLYSPLRHWGAGPGKKVAIVGMGGLGHMGVKIAAAMGAEVTVLSQTLSKKEDGERFGATHYHATSDPETFRTLARSFDLIISTVSADLDMNAFLGLLKVDGTLVNVGLPENPLSVKAGALAGARRSLSGSNIGGIGETQEMLDFCAEHGLGATVEKIGGDDITAAYDRVVASDVRYRFVIDTSTFPPAG